The Candidatus Aminicenantes bacterium genome includes a region encoding these proteins:
- a CDS encoding pyridoxal phosphate-dependent aminotransferase, with protein MEFNFDQIVDRTGTASLKWDFRAENTGIPDILPMWVADMDFPAPPEVVEAVKSRAAHGVYGYTGHPESFFQATRKWFGSVHNWEIKEESIIVTPGVVPAINLAIQTFTRPGEKIIIQPPVYYPFMWAVENNQREIAANQLVRVHDTWRMDLEDLENKIGAGASMLILCSPHNPVARVWTRKELEELAALCRRHDILIVSDEIHADLAMPGHIHLPLETVAPDLRERIITCTSPSKTFNLAGLQVSSTIIPDPGLHARFNTAMKTVGLGLSNPFGIVAAEAAYRHGRKWLDKLLAYIKANHTYLAGICREKIPWANPMPLEGTYLAWIDCHAAGLEDETLSKRLREKARVWLDEGPLFGPGGEGFQRMNLACPRAILARALERIAGIPVS; from the coding sequence ATGGAATTTAATTTTGATCAAATTGTCGACCGTACCGGCACCGCATCGTTAAAATGGGATTTTCGCGCGGAAAACACCGGCATTCCCGATATTCTTCCCATGTGGGTTGCAGATATGGACTTTCCGGCTCCGCCGGAAGTAGTCGAGGCGGTGAAGTCCCGGGCCGCCCACGGTGTGTACGGCTATACCGGCCACCCGGAATCCTTTTTTCAAGCCACCCGAAAATGGTTCGGCTCCGTTCACAACTGGGAAATAAAAGAGGAATCGATCATTGTCACCCCCGGAGTTGTTCCCGCCATCAACCTCGCGATTCAAACCTTTACCCGGCCCGGGGAAAAAATCATCATTCAGCCCCCGGTGTATTACCCATTCATGTGGGCCGTGGAAAACAATCAGCGCGAAATCGCCGCCAATCAGCTGGTGCGGGTGCACGATACCTGGCGTATGGACCTGGAGGACCTGGAAAATAAAATTGGCGCCGGTGCAAGCATGCTGATCCTGTGCAGCCCACACAACCCCGTAGCCCGGGTGTGGACCCGAAAGGAATTGGAAGAACTGGCGGCGCTCTGCCGCCGTCACGACATCCTGATTGTGAGTGACGAGATCCACGCCGACCTGGCCATGCCTGGGCACATTCACCTCCCCCTGGAGACGGTCGCCCCGGATCTGAGGGAACGCATCATCACCTGCACCTCCCCCTCCAAGACCTTCAACCTGGCGGGACTGCAGGTTTCCTCTACCATCATTCCCGATCCAGGGTTGCACGCCCGATTCAACACCGCCATGAAAACCGTAGGCCTTGGATTAAGCAATCCTTTCGGTATCGTAGCCGCCGAAGCCGCTTATCGCCACGGCCGCAAATGGCTGGATAAACTGCTGGCATACATCAAGGCCAACCACACGTACCTGGCGGGAATCTGTCGCGAAAAAATCCCCTGGGCCAACCCCATGCCCCTGGAAGGCACCTACTTGGCCTGGATCGACTGCCATGCGGCCGGCCTGGAAGATGAAACGTTAAGCAAACGTCTGCGCGAAAAGGCCCGCGTATGGCTGGACGAAGGCCCCCTTTTTGGTCCCGGAGGCGAGGGTTTCCAACGCATGAATCTGGCCTGTCCGCGGGCAATCCTGGCTAGAGCCCTGGAACGGATTGCCGGGATACCTGTATCCTGA
- a CDS encoding VanZ family protein, whose protein sequence is MGLLNNLFSRNAVPLFFRWFPPIAVYALIFWLSAQTPAGLPKGIPDIIPHFLEFLVLGFLLARAICPRNRIGMLLVLLLLLLLALGDEFHQAFVPGRVCALNDFLVDSAGALAGIMLWGKLERRGQASRDKRTLDNSEKLKVKK, encoded by the coding sequence ATGGGTTTATTGAATAACCTTTTTTCACGAAACGCGGTCCCATTGTTTTTCCGCTGGTTTCCTCCGATTGCGGTGTATGCCCTTATTTTCTGGTTATCCGCGCAGACACCGGCCGGCCTGCCCAAGGGCATTCCCGACATTATTCCCCATTTCCTGGAGTTCCTGGTGTTGGGGTTCTTGCTGGCCCGGGCCATCTGCCCTCGCAACCGAATCGGTATGCTCCTGGTGTTGCTGTTGCTCCTCTTGTTGGCCTTGGGGGACGAGTTTCACCAGGCGTTTGTGCCCGGCCGGGTTTGTGCCCTCAATGATTTTCTGGTGGATTCTGCCGGCGCCCTGGCCGGAATCATGCTCTGGGGAAAGTTGGAAAGAAGGGGGCAGGCTTCAAGAGACAAGAGGACGCTTGACAACAGTGAAAAGTTGAAAGTAAAAAAGTAA
- a CDS encoding nucleotide sugar dehydrogenase, translated as MSHQKRILCIGAGYVGGPTMAVMAMKCPEYRFDVVDINPDRIARWNSDQLPIFEPGLDEVVRGARGRNLFFSTDIADGIRAADIIFVSVNTPTKTFGEGAGMASDLQYWERTAHEIVEHAEGDKIIVEKSTLPVRTAEAMERILKANTRGRRFEVVSNPEFLSEGTAVRDLLEGDRVLIGAHESDSGRAAAESVADIYRHWMAEDRIIMTSVWSSELSKLVANAFLAQRISSINAVSALCEKTDADVGEIARAVGSDSRIGSRFLNASVGFGGSCFKKDILNLVYIARSYHLHEVADYWEMVVRLNEFQMHRFVQRMVREMFNTVAGKRIALFGFAFKADTGDTRESPAITVARLLLDERAKLIVSDPQALENARMDLADAGEGVTYTPDPYTAAEGADAVAVLTEWRQYRDLDFERIFRSMRQPAFLFDGRNILDHHALRKIGFQVYPLGSRALNSF; from the coding sequence ATGAGTCACCAGAAACGTATCCTTTGCATTGGGGCCGGATATGTCGGCGGCCCCACCATGGCGGTCATGGCAATGAAATGTCCCGAATACCGTTTTGATGTGGTCGACATCAACCCCGATCGCATTGCCCGCTGGAACTCCGACCAATTGCCCATCTTCGAGCCCGGCCTCGACGAGGTGGTGCGTGGGGCCCGGGGACGCAACCTCTTCTTCTCAACCGATATCGCCGATGGCATCCGCGCCGCGGACATTATATTCGTTTCCGTCAACACCCCCACCAAGACCTTCGGCGAAGGCGCGGGCATGGCCTCGGACCTGCAGTACTGGGAACGCACGGCCCATGAAATCGTCGAGCACGCCGAAGGTGACAAGATCATCGTAGAAAAGAGTACCCTGCCGGTCCGCACCGCCGAAGCCATGGAACGCATCCTTAAGGCCAATACCCGGGGACGCCGTTTCGAGGTGGTGTCCAATCCGGAGTTCCTTTCTGAAGGCACGGCGGTACGTGACCTGCTTGAGGGGGATCGGGTACTTATCGGCGCCCACGAAAGCGACAGCGGCCGCGCCGCGGCGGAATCCGTGGCGGACATTTACCGCCACTGGATGGCGGAAGACCGCATAATCATGACCAGCGTATGGTCATCTGAACTATCCAAACTGGTTGCCAACGCTTTCCTGGCCCAACGCATTTCTTCCATTAACGCCGTATCCGCCCTGTGCGAAAAAACCGATGCCGACGTGGGCGAGATCGCCCGGGCCGTGGGCAGCGATTCCCGCATTGGGTCGCGGTTCCTGAATGCCAGCGTGGGGTTCGGCGGTTCATGCTTTAAAAAGGACATCCTCAACCTGGTCTACATTGCTCGTTCCTACCACCTGCACGAAGTGGCGGATTACTGGGAGATGGTGGTGCGCTTGAACGAATTCCAGATGCACCGCTTCGTGCAACGCATGGTACGCGAAATGTTCAACACCGTGGCGGGCAAAAGGATCGCCCTGTTCGGATTTGCCTTTAAAGCCGACACCGGCGATACCCGGGAATCCCCCGCCATTACCGTGGCTCGCCTGCTCCTGGATGAACGGGCGAAATTGATCGTCAGCGACCCCCAGGCCCTTGAGAACGCCCGCATGGACCTGGCGGACGCAGGGGAGGGCGTCACCTATACCCCCGACCCCTATACCGCTGCCGAGGGCGCCGACGCCGTGGCTGTACTCACCGAGTGGCGCCAATATCGGGATCTGGATTTTGAACGCATCTTCCGTTCCATGCGCCAGCCCGCGTTCCTGTTTGATGGGCGCAATATCCTCGACCACCACGCGCTTCGAAAAATCGGCTTCCAGGTCTATCCCCTGGGCAGCCGCGCGTTGAATTCATTCTGA
- the glmS gene encoding glutamine--fructose-6-phosphate transaminase (isomerizing), translating to MCGIISYVGRQPALPILMEGLKRMEYRGYDSAGFAVVEDGRTLTVRSVGKVARLEEKKVGLKTRATFGIAHTRWATHGRPSEENCHPQSACNGKISVVHNGIIENYVEIRNELIQKGHVFHSETDTEVIAHLIEEYFEGDLETAVLKSLNFLVGTFGIAVIHADVDHKVIVARRGSPILIGVGEDEYFAASDSNALSPYTNRMIYLEDDEIAILNSDGYVIKNARNEILEKSIEILDEEHFTIDRKGFPHFMLKEIFEQPESVENAFRGRLIENEGVSKLGGLEPVIGRLKTIDKIVIVSCGTSYYAGMVGRYIFENLTRLNVETALASEFRYRRQRLNESVAVVAISQSGETADTMAAVKEAQRKGALPLGIVNVVGSSISQLTEAGVYNYAGPEIGVASTKIYTSQLVILTLMALLIGRYQDLSFNEGFEIICALKRLPDQIRAILKDADAIQEIALKYADYRDFLFIGRMLNYPTAMEGALKLKEISYIHAEGYPAGEMKHGPISLIDENFPTVAIAPMDSVYEKMISNIQEIKARNGRILAVTNSAAGKVNSIADDVIVVPRTIELLQPILNIIPLQLFAYYIARHKGCDIDKPRNLAKSVTVE from the coding sequence ATGTGCGGAATCATCAGTTACGTGGGGCGCCAACCAGCCCTGCCCATCCTCATGGAAGGCCTGAAACGCATGGAATACCGCGGCTATGACTCTGCCGGTTTTGCCGTTGTGGAAGACGGACGCACTCTGACCGTGCGTTCCGTGGGCAAAGTGGCGCGCCTGGAAGAGAAAAAGGTGGGTTTGAAAACCCGGGCCACTTTCGGCATTGCCCATACCCGCTGGGCCACCCACGGTAGGCCTTCAGAAGAGAACTGTCACCCCCAATCCGCCTGCAACGGCAAGATTTCAGTGGTGCATAACGGTATCATTGAAAATTACGTGGAGATCCGCAACGAGTTGATTCAAAAAGGTCATGTATTCCACTCCGAAACCGACACCGAGGTGATTGCCCACTTGATTGAAGAGTATTTTGAAGGCGATCTGGAAACCGCGGTGCTGAAATCCCTGAACTTCCTGGTGGGAACTTTCGGCATCGCCGTGATCCACGCTGACGTGGACCACAAGGTCATCGTGGCCCGCCGCGGCAGCCCGATCCTGATCGGCGTGGGAGAAGACGAGTACTTCGCCGCCTCGGATTCCAACGCCCTCAGTCCTTACACCAACCGCATGATCTACCTGGAAGACGACGAGATCGCCATCTTGAACTCCGACGGCTACGTCATCAAGAACGCCCGCAACGAGATCCTGGAAAAAAGCATTGAAATCCTCGATGAAGAACACTTTACCATTGACCGCAAGGGATTTCCCCACTTCATGCTCAAAGAGATTTTCGAGCAACCCGAATCGGTTGAAAACGCGTTTCGCGGCCGCCTGATTGAAAACGAGGGGGTGTCCAAACTCGGGGGCCTGGAGCCGGTGATTGGACGGCTGAAAACCATTGACAAGATCGTTATCGTTTCCTGCGGTACCAGTTATTATGCCGGCATGGTGGGCCGCTACATCTTCGAGAACCTGACCCGTCTGAACGTGGAGACGGCCCTGGCTTCAGAGTTCCGCTACCGCCGCCAGCGCCTGAATGAAAGTGTCGCGGTAGTGGCCATCTCCCAGTCGGGTGAAACCGCCGACACCATGGCCGCCGTCAAAGAGGCCCAGCGCAAGGGCGCGCTGCCGCTGGGAATCGTCAACGTGGTGGGATCCTCTATCTCTCAGCTTACCGAAGCGGGAGTGTACAACTACGCCGGCCCGGAGATCGGCGTGGCCTCGACCAAGATATACACGTCCCAGTTGGTGATCCTTACCTTGATGGCCCTGCTCATCGGCCGCTACCAGGACCTCTCTTTTAACGAGGGATTTGAGATCATCTGCGCGCTCAAGCGCCTGCCGGACCAGATTCGTGCTATTCTGAAAGATGCAGACGCCATCCAGGAGATCGCCCTCAAATACGCGGATTATCGCGATTTCCTGTTTATCGGGCGCATGTTGAATTACCCCACCGCCATGGAGGGTGCCCTCAAGCTCAAAGAGATCTCCTACATCCATGCCGAGGGCTACCCCGCCGGCGAGATGAAACACGGCCCCATCTCCCTGATCGACGAAAACTTCCCCACCGTGGCCATTGCACCGATGGATTCAGTGTATGAAAAGATGATCAGCAACATCCAGGAAATCAAGGCGCGCAACGGCCGCATTCTGGCGGTGACCAACTCAGCCGCGGGCAAAGTAAACAGCATTGCCGACGACGTGATCGTGGTGCCCCGCACCATTGAACTGCTGCAACCAATTCTCAACATCATTCCCCTGCAACTCTTTGCCTACTACATCGCCCGTCACAAGGGTTGCGACATCGATAAGCCGCGCAACCTGGCCAAGTCGGTGACGGTGGAATAA